The Perca fluviatilis chromosome 3, GENO_Pfluv_1.0, whole genome shotgun sequence nucleotide sequence AGTATGTGACCTTACAGTTCAGTTTTTATGTGGTTTGTGTGTAGTCTCTGCAGGCCTGACACTGGAGGATCGACTAGCAAAGTCAACGATATCAGAGAGGATCAATTGCCCCCTGCTGAATCTCCGAGTGGTAGATTCCTATGGTGAGTGGACCACTCTGTGGGAGAGCCAGTTCACAGCTCTGAACATCCCTCATCTGCGCTCACACACACTGGTGCACACAGACCCTCTCAataaggtaaacacacacaacttcctCTCTTGAAGTAGAAGCAAGGAAAGTGCTTTCACAATGTGATCGTAAATAAGCACGTGCGTGTATGTTTTCTTTGTCAGAAAGCGCTGCAGGAGTTTGTTTTAAAGTCTGGTCGTTCAGCGGAGCTTTACAGTCTTCCAGACCAGGTTTATATTCTggacaaaaatgcatttttcaaTGACACGAGGCTcggcaggaaggagagaaaacgTCTCAACATCACCTCGACACTCAATAAGAGTTTATCCTTCAGTCTGCCAGGAACCAAACTTAGTGTGGATTTCTTTAAAGATCAGGTAGGACACagtatataagtgtgtgtgtgtgtgtgtgtgtgtgtgtgtgtgtgtgtgtgtgtgtgtgtgtgtgtgtgtgtgtgtgtgtgtgtgtgtgtgtgtgtgtgggtgtgtctgttcCGCATGGTATGTTTAATGTTACACTGATGTTACAATGTTACTTTACTGAATAAAGAGGTACCCAAAAGCATGCAAATCTGCATCTAAATAACCTATGTTGTAGTTTAACTAACTTTGgagttgaatatttaaaaatatagaaAGAACATTTAATTACATGCTTGTATTAAACAATATATTAAACAATGGCTTTATATTGCCTCCAAAATGACAAACTGGAAAACATGAACTAATGCCAACATTGTCCTTCAAGCAGCACGAGCACCTAATTCTGAGCATTGCTATTTCctgatttaaaggggtgatagaatgattatatagggtattttacactgttccttaaggtctcctaatggggtatgtaacattggttgggctgaaaattgcccgaatgatattttattaggcccttaactaccctgtgaatatggctctatttggaacaagagcttttcttccaaatatggtatgctcatgaatattcagaatgagctacacgctgattggtttgagcaaactacatagaaacatatggcagactctcatatttcagacactgcaaagttatacattgtttatcgggctattttgttattaaattcacttctgatacttttttaagcgagaaatcaactatataaagctcaaatatgggccgttttacgaaaatttatggctaattgcaaatttggtaagactgtgtgtcggagttcagccgctggtgctgcctcgccgcccgccggtgctgccccGCTGCCcgcccggtgctgcctcgccgcccgccggtgctgccctcgccgcccgccggtgctgcctcgccgcccgccggtgctgcctcgccgcccggcctgccttccttcacagaccccggcctgctatgaggtacttggagctccgtcacggctggcagcccacagcagggactaccaacaccgctgccctgacagagctccagggccttcaactcccctcttcctgctatcTAAATGGCCcattgtgtgagagtgagagcgccgtcagcgagcttgttacaccagcaatctgttaccacatgttacacacatgtcacgccacttatacaaaatctaactaaaggtcttataaagctaacaacggtgtccgatttcaagttaatgaatatttgtgaagacaaagtgtttcgttagctgcgactgtcccttcaatcctagctatgtgtagctacaaaccacggatagttagcttccttttcgccttaattcgattatatttacagtttgaatttcatcacgccacttacacaacatctatctatatgtcttataaacctaacaacggtgtccgatttcaagttaatgaatatttgtgaagactagctgtttcgttagctgtgactgtcccttccatcctagctacaaatcacggatagttagcttccttttcgccttaatttgagtatatttacagtttgaatttcgtcacgccacttatacaacatctacctaaaggtcttataaagctaacaacggtgtccgatttcaagttaatgaatatttgtgaattccagaggaattctaagaggtggctagctagctctcattgatagagctacgtCCAGCCGCAGgcgctatcaatgagactcgcggacaagcggcgtttatttccccaatcgtttgtttaaataactcaacacattataattacacacattaaaagagtaactggaacctgtggtaacagattgctggtgtaacaagctcgctgaccgcgctctcactcacacataccgggcatttagctagcaggaagaggggagctgcaggccctggagtgGTCCATTAGCGGTGTTACCGGTGACTCTGCTGTGGTATGCGCCGTAAGGAGTTAACAGCGCGGGGCGGCCAAAAAGCCAGGCCAAGCAAGCACGGCGTAATTCCGacccacagtcggacaaaatttgcaattagccatccatttttgtaaaacggcccatatttgagctttacatagttgatttctcgcataaaaaagtttcagaagtgaattttgtaatggaatagcagagatctgcgtgacctagctagattcagaagactacctgatctcaggtcagttgtgtaaatgtaaatgttggggcgtgaccgttctcttaaggttctggattttgagatgcttacgcaagcaactagctttgttgcgattcgcccgttttcagcggcagtttcaacatatgagattttcatagtaaaggggtgtcaatgggattttgagcttttatgtatgtcctttttacccactgaactgtcgttattcaactatgacagggtaaaatcggttttgcattctatcacccctttaatgattCTGAACATGCAGGTGGAGAGATGCAACTTGGACAAGGTGCTGGTGAAGGGAACAGTGGAGCACATCACGACTGTGATTGAGGACAAGGAAGAGGTGAAAGAAGAGGATGACTGGATAAAAGAGGGTGAGGCCATGAGAGGGACTGAAAGGAAGAAAGTGAAGTATTTTCAAGTCCAACTTCAAGATGGCGTCATCCTAAAAGCCTGCCAGGTCATTATGGCGACAGGTCCAACCCGTGCCCAGATGGCAAACATCCCTCAATGGGTGAAAAGCATTGCAGAGCGTTACCCAGAGGAGCGTTTGCAACACACAGTGCACCTCATGCACAACCTGCCAACTGCTCGGCAAAAACTTAAAGACACAGATAATCAGCAACAGAAAGAGACTTTTCCCACTCAAGGTGAGTCAGATTTCCTTTAAGGGTTATGTAACATCACAATAATACAGAAAAGCTTTGCAGGAAAACAATGTTTAAGCATTTGTCCAGGAGGATAATTGGTATAAAATGTAATGTCCCGTTGCCAGTGTTTTTGTCAGAATATTCAATAATACTTTGCTTTCACCTTCCGTGCTTCTGCAGACTTCAGAGGCTATTTGACCCCCATCCTCACTGCAACACTTTCCTTTacaagtactgtactgtatgcgtatgtgtgtgtagaattgtgtgtagtgtgtgagGCAGGGCAGAGAGTAATGGTAGTTGGTGGAGGTCTGACCAGCGCTCATGTGGTCTCAATTGCCCTGCAGCAAGGTGCCAGCCAGGTGACATGGGTCATGAGGAAGCACCTCCAGGTCTAGTGACAGTGTGAAACTGCATGTAGACCAACCATGACTGTCGacatacctgtctgtctgcctccaaCAAACAATCAGTCCTCGTTGTTTCTTCTGCAGTTAAAGCAGTTTGATGTGGGCGACGTGGAGAGCCTGGTGGGTCGTTACTCCCACGTGGAGCACGGCATCAAGATGGATGGCCAAGCTTACCTGCGTCAGTTCTATAATGAACGGAGTCTCCACAAACGACTGGCTATGATTCGCCAGGCGAGGAAAGGAGGTGCCGTCACCCCTGAGGCCTACATCCACCTACAGCCTTTCATCCTGACTGGACAGGTGGACGTGAAGACATACTGTCAGGTAATGGCGCATGTGCATCCCACAGGGTGTAAGGTTGAGGGTGTAGTGATTGAGATGAGATGAGGTGAGGTaagtgaacattttttttttatctgaatgcATGCAACTGTCCAGGTGAGTGAGGCAAGCTGGTGCTACAGGGGCCAGGCCTGGAGTCTCTCCCTCAGCACAGGGGACCACTGGACTGGAGATATGATCTGGCTCGCCACCGGCTGCAAACTTGATGTCAAACAGGACCCGTTGCTTTCTGAAGTGATGAAGGAATTCCCCATTCAGGTGGGTTGAATATGCAAATTTATGAATTTTTCATGACCTGAACAAGGCGACACTAATAGATGCATAAAATGTGTCCGGCTTGTCCCTCCATGAAGGTGATAGACGGTTGGCCGTGCATATCAGAAAGCTTACAGTGGGCAGAAGGGTGCCCGCTCTACCTGATGGGGCAGTACACTGCTCTTCAGGTAGGTATTATTTGGGGTGGTTTGGGTTACAAAAATATAGGTCTCAACAACAATCTGTACCATTATTTTCCCCACACACAGGTTGGACCTCATGCAGTCAACCTGGCCGGCGGACAGGCTGCCAGCATGCGAATCGCCAAAGACATCATGCGCCGTCAGCAACAGGACAATGCAGAGGCTTCTGAACTGAGTGGGGAGAAATCTAAAACCGAAGAATATATTAAACAGATGCAAGGCCTTTTATGGCTTTAACTTTACAATATAGCCCAAAGAACTGAGATGCACGTGTGTGAGCAGTCTAATATTCTTGTTGGCCTACTATGTGGCCTTGATGAAATGGATTGGACTTAAATAACTGCAGTGAAACCTGTGAAACCTTTTTGGGGGGTAACAGcaattgtattttaaataaacacatgttCATCCCaatcagttgtttttattaaggTCTATATTCACAAATATGAAATGACATAACACTTGGATATCAGTGTTTACATCATGGCTGATGTAAGCAAATATTGTATGGCATTAAAAAAGTGTATACTCGAgagttaatattattatatgaaTATCATCCTTAAAACCATGCCCGGATTATCCATAAGGGCACTTGGGCcagtgcccaggggcaccaacaattcacaaccagtgggggggcaccacatgacacaagctttaacaatattttccgtaaattgttatattattcacTTGAAATTGTTGAAAGACCATACATTACTTGTCTATGAACACtaatttcacaataataataataaattataaataaatcaatattacatGACCACTATCACTCCCCTCACCAATCTGTCAGAGTTGAGCTGGTCCACAAGTACACGCAAATGTATAATTTGGGGGATGGGAAAgggaagggggtggggggggggtaatcAAAAGTGGCCAGTTTAACCCAACAAAATTTTTTGACGGGGTAtagtgcccaggggcaccacATTGTCTTAACACGGGCCTGCTTAAAACCCTCTGAGATAAATCTGTGACTCATGGGCTGCAATTGACTGGGAGCTTCGTAGTGGCTCACTCTTTGGTTACATTTGGATTGTGGAGTGTCTAAAATAAGTCAActtataaaaacatatttgtaCGCATGCTCAATTATTTCCAGCTACTCACCTGTCGCTCACACTGTGGAAATACTTTAGCCACGCCTCCTAACTGACTTCCGCATTGTAGCTAGGCTACCTGTGGTGAAGAGGGATGCAGTCACAACAACAAACCATACGCTTGAGAATGAAAGTCATTCAGATATCGGTATAAAAACAGTCAAAACAACCAGATCAGTTTCGGGACTTGTTCTCTTATACTTTAAGGTAGGTGAGTGTGTTTTACAATGTAGTTCAACGTTGGCGGGAATGTTAAAACGTGATAAAGTGTTCGTGTCAGAGGCTGCAGGCTATCCACAATGAAAACATAGCCTAATAATAAAATAGGCAGATATTAAATTGTCCCCGTGCAGGAGTGTACCTAAAGCCTTCATTTAGAATAGTGTGGACATAGTAGGCTACACACTCAACATAATGAGGAAGTAGACGAATATGATCTGATATCAGAGGGCAGATCGAGGTGAAGTGAACAGATggattcctgcacacagagcGGGGAGCGTTCGGGACGGATATGAGCAAGTATTTTTGAAATGAATGTCGAGAAAGCCGTCATGAGCAGCCCTGAGATCAGCTGACGAGCACCTGATCCGCTCAGCTGATGCACGCGCAGCTGATCGCTGCTGTCAGGTCGGTTGGTCGGCAGTTGCGAGCCTCCAATTTATCAGAAAGAGTATTTTAATACAGAGAAACCACTGATTGCATGACCTTTTCGGTTATTTTATCATCATCATGTTACTTTGCAGTAACTGATGTTGGGACTATCCTTCCAACAGGTTTATCTTCCTTAGTCCAGTTTtggtcattttcttttcttttttttatcaatattgTAGCCTACAAGATATAGGCTACTTTTATAAAGAAATGGTTAAAACAACTGTGGCAGTTTGAATTGCAATAAAGATGATACGATTTTGCTTTGAGACCAATAACGTGTAGCCTACTTCGATTTGAGATATTTAGGAAATAATAAAGAGAAGTTTTATGTAACTGGGCACAGGTGAATCTTTCTCTGCCTTTTACCCACTGCATGCTGGGAACCTGTAGGTTGCACTGAATGAGTCTGACTGAAGAGTCGGTGAGTGAGAAGGACATTTAATgtgatgtagcctatatatGACCCATAGTGGATCACCTGTATTAATTCTGCTCTGTATCACAAACTTGTCAGAATCCTTAATATCAAAAGACATGACATTTCCTCTAGTGTTCAAGCTGTTTTAAAGACATTtgattttcagaagaaaaaaaaaagaacactgaAAACAAACCATTGTTCTTTTATTGAcattaaagtatattttaagTTTTTGCAGTTACTAGTGAATCCTTTCCCGGCACAATGATTGTGAGGAGGGTGGAAAAGACAGTTCTGAGTGTGGAACAGTCGGAGGGAGTCGGTGCTCGTGTCCGCAGGAGCATCGGTAGAAAAGAGGTAAGTTCCTCAACGTGTTAATGTTGTTTGACTGTCAAACCTTCTTACTAAGAACTCAACATAACCACCGCCACTGTAATTTAAgcaatactgtacattttccAGCTAAGAAACCTGGATCCTTTCCTGATGTTGGATGAGTTCAGAGTGAGCAAGCCAGCAGGTTTTCCAGACCATCCTCACCGGGGATTTGAGACAGTAAGAATATTTGACTTTAATTTTAGCCCCCAAACTATTTAGTGTGGCACCAAATAGGAGCTGGAGAAAGTTAAATGCAAAGGGTTGAAGCCAGCAAAATGGGAGGAACACAAATCATTTTtttgttcctctctcctccaggacacaatgttttttgtttttttcaccctGCCGAACAATTTCAGCTGTCTGGCCTTCTTCAGGGTGTCTGAGgttgtttctggtgtccttACATACAGTCCACTGATTAGCCCTGTAAAGTATGTACGCACGTACGTCTCAGTATGTAGCGGTATTTAGCATATAAACAACATCATCATTATGAACACCTTTTTACAAAATACCACATTCAATTTTAAATGATCCAGAAATGTACAAGATAAATTTAAATTGGCATAAATACAAAATGTTTAACTACAGatgaaacaattagtcaattaatctatttacagaaaaaaaaaaatctgcaactattttaataattgtaACTCGTTTATAATCCATTTTTTCCCTGTTAAAGAGTTTTTCCTTCTGAATCGAGGGTCCAAGGATAGCGTGTGTCGTATGCTCAACCtattttaggccaaggacccctaaccTTAAATAGAAACgagcagggacccccctactacatttatattgtataaaatgttgttgcataataaactggccctacaataacatgtagggtggcctaaagcctatACACATTCCTTTTTATGGTGCCCTACAATACTAAGCttctatttacatatttatatatcatcatgttttaatgtcaaacatacatgtggaaggcaAAGTGAATCCAgaagcttaactgtatctgtggatggctatcaTAGTGGATACCTTTCCTGTAGGCCAGTAAACTTATCATCAatgaagttgttgttttttcacgaATAGGCCGATTTATTTTTGCTAATACTTTTTGGTGTCATGTTAATGGACTGTataattttagacattttttaattttgggggAAGAAAACATTCAAAAAAGTAGTTAACACTAAATTGGCAGCctccctgcagtgactctgaggaccccagttgtggaccccctgttgaagatctctgctctacAGCAAGGGTGGCCAAATCTTTTGATTGTGGGccatatacaaaaaaatatatgggTAAGGACCAAGCAATAGTAAATGTTATAacattataatattttttattgtagtATTATTACTGGTTGAAATGGTAGAAGCCCAGGACAATGCCCAGGACCAACAGGCTCACTGAGGGATGAACTTCCTACTTTGACCACAAGGTGGCGACAGCTGGACAGTGCCCAGAAAGCTACTGTACTACTTTGCTTTCCACAAATGTTGATTTTAGGtttatagatttaaa carries:
- the zgc:113276 gene encoding uncharacterized protein zgc:113276 isoform X2; protein product: MVILDVLIIGAGPHALTLASLLSNPDPDPNSEPGHDLPLSLPDPPRPQTNPETSNNKRCSGKKKRRATAVSAGLTLEDRLAKSTISERINCPLLNLRVVDSYGEWTTLWESQFTALNIPHLRSHTLVHTDPLNKKALQEFVLKSGRSAELYSLPDQVYILDKNAFFNDTRLGRKERKRLNITSTLNKSLSFSLPGTKLSVDFFKDQVERCNLDKVLVKGTVEHITTVIEDKEEVKEEDDWIKEGEAMRGTERKKVKYFQVQLQDGVILKACQVIMATGPTRAQMANIPQWVKSIAERYPEERLQHTVHLMHNLPTARQKLKDTDNQQQKETFPTQELCVVCEAGQRVMVVGGGLTSAHVVSIALQQGASQVTWVMRKHLQLKQFDVGDVESLVGRYSHVEHGIKMDGQAYLRQFYNERSLHKRLAMIRQARKGGAVTPEAYIHLQPFILTGQVDVKTYCQVSEASWCYRGQAWSLSLSTGDHWTGDMIWLATGCKLDVKQDPLLSEVMKEFPIQVGPHAVNLAGGQAASMRIAKDIMRRQQQDNAEASELSGEKSKTEEYIKQMQGLLWL
- the zgc:113276 gene encoding uncharacterized protein zgc:113276 isoform X1; this encodes MVILDVLIIGAGPHALTLASLLSNPDPDPNSEPGHDLPLSLPDPPRPQTNPETSNNKRCSGKKKRRATAVSAGLTLEDRLAKSTISERINCPLLNLRVVDSYGEWTTLWESQFTALNIPHLRSHTLVHTDPLNKKALQEFVLKSGRSAELYSLPDQVYILDKNAFFNDTRLGRKERKRLNITSTLNKSLSFSLPGTKLSVDFFKDQVERCNLDKVLVKGTVEHITTVIEDKEEVKEEDDWIKEGEAMRGTERKKVKYFQVQLQDGVILKACQVIMATGPTRAQMANIPQWVKSIAERYPEERLQHTVHLMHNLPTARQKLKDTDNQQQKETFPTQELCVVCEAGQRVMVVGGGLTSAHVVSIALQQGASQVTWVMRKHLQLKQFDVGDVESLVGRYSHVEHGIKMDGQAYLRQFYNERSLHKRLAMIRQARKGGAVTPEAYIHLQPFILTGQVDVKTYCQVSEASWCYRGQAWSLSLSTGDHWTGDMIWLATGCKLDVKQDPLLSEVMKEFPIQVIDGWPCISESLQWAEGCPLYLMGQYTALQVGPHAVNLAGGQAASMRIAKDIMRRQQQDNAEASELSGEKSKTEEYIKQMQGLLWL